One segment of Comamonas thiooxydans DNA contains the following:
- the phaR gene encoding polyhydroxyalkanoate synthesis repressor PhaR, giving the protein MQENKEGKEGDVQVGSQRIIKKYPNRRLYDTNTSSYITLAEVKQLVMDSEPVVIRDAKTNEDLTRSILLQIILEEEAGGAPMFSEAMLANIIRFYGHAMQGFMGSYIEKNVQMFTDFQSKLAGQSQGMNPEAWKQFMSMQPQAMQGLMGSYMEQSQNMFTQMQEQMQKQTEQMLGVFGIKR; this is encoded by the coding sequence ATGCAAGAAAACAAAGAGGGCAAAGAGGGTGATGTCCAGGTGGGGAGCCAGCGAATCATCAAGAAGTATCCCAATCGCCGCCTCTACGACACCAATACCTCTTCATACATCACTCTGGCCGAGGTCAAGCAACTGGTCATGGACAGCGAGCCGGTGGTCATCAGGGATGCCAAGACCAATGAAGACCTGACGCGCTCCATCCTGCTGCAGATCATTCTGGAAGAAGAAGCGGGCGGGGCTCCCATGTTCTCCGAGGCAATGCTGGCCAACATCATTCGCTTCTATGGTCATGCCATGCAGGGCTTCATGGGGAGCTACATCGAAAAGAACGTGCAGATGTTCACGGACTTCCAAAGCAAGCTTGCGGGCCAGTCCCAGGGCATGAACCCCGAGGCCTGGAAGCAGTTCATGAGCATGCAGCCTCAAGCCATGCAGGGTTTGATGGGCAGCTATATGGAGCAGTCCCAGAACATGTTCACGCAGATGCAGGAGCAGATGCAAAAGCAGACGGAGCAGATGCTGGGTGTGTTCGGCATCAAGCGCTGA
- the murB gene encoding UDP-N-acetylmuramate dehydrogenase: MLVEKNVPLQHCNTFGIAARAETLVRIRSQDDIRQFLADPLWGRQPVFVLGGGSNVVLTGDVAPVVLKMEIMGMRLLRETDKHWIVEIGAGERWHDMVAWTLAQGYTGLENMALIPGTVGAAPVQNIGAYGLELQDRFDSLDAIDLVTGEQFSLNAAQCAFGYRDSVFKHAPAQPKYWPVTGSTAVPRGLGLKGRAVITRVRLALPKSWQPDLGYLDLQRKQAEKGIEQPTAQQIFEWVCEIRRAKLPDPEVIGNAGSFFKNPTVTTEQCADIIAREPKIVHYPMDDGSIKLAAGWLIDACGWKGKTMGRAGVYDKQALVLVNRGDRHSLDASVTGGEVMTLAGAIQTSVYERFGIRLEPEPVVI; encoded by the coding sequence ATGTTAGTCGAGAAAAATGTTCCCCTGCAGCATTGCAACACCTTTGGCATTGCCGCGCGCGCCGAAACGCTGGTGCGCATTCGTAGCCAGGACGATATCCGTCAGTTTCTCGCCGACCCGCTATGGGGACGGCAGCCTGTGTTCGTCCTTGGCGGTGGCAGCAATGTGGTGCTGACGGGCGATGTGGCCCCGGTGGTGCTCAAGATGGAAATCATGGGCATGCGGCTGCTGCGCGAAACCGACAAGCACTGGATTGTCGAGATCGGGGCGGGCGAGCGTTGGCATGACATGGTTGCATGGACGCTGGCCCAGGGCTATACAGGCCTAGAAAACATGGCCCTGATTCCAGGCACGGTAGGCGCGGCCCCGGTGCAGAACATCGGTGCTTACGGGCTGGAGCTGCAGGATCGCTTCGACTCCCTGGACGCGATCGATCTGGTCACCGGCGAGCAGTTCAGCCTCAATGCCGCGCAATGTGCCTTCGGCTACCGTGACTCGGTGTTCAAACATGCACCGGCTCAGCCCAAGTACTGGCCCGTGACAGGTTCGACGGCTGTCCCGCGCGGCCTGGGTCTCAAAGGACGAGCGGTGATCACCCGGGTGCGTCTGGCGCTGCCCAAGAGCTGGCAACCGGATCTGGGCTATCTCGATCTGCAGCGCAAGCAGGCGGAAAAAGGCATAGAGCAGCCGACTGCACAGCAGATCTTTGAATGGGTCTGCGAGATTCGTCGTGCCAAGCTGCCGGACCCCGAAGTCATCGGCAATGCGGGCAGCTTCTTCAAGAATCCCACGGTGACGACCGAGCAATGCGCGGACATCATCGCGCGCGAGCCCAAGATTGTTCACTATCCCATGGATGACGGCTCCATCAAGCTGGCGGCCGGCTGGTTGATCGATGCCTGCGGCTGGAAAGGCAAGACCATGGGCCGGGCGGGCGTCTACGACAAGCAGGCGCTGGTGCTGGTCAATCGCGGAGATCGCCACAGCCTCGACGCCAGCGTGACCGGCGGCGAGGTGATGACGCTTGCAGGGGCAATTCAGACCAGTGTCTACGAACGTTTTGGCATTCGCCTGGAGCCTGAGCCGGTGGTGATCTGA